A single window of Chloroflexota bacterium DNA harbors:
- a CDS encoding FeS-binding protein produces MAKRRVMFTFPPELIKEPIIYNLGRQFEVVPNIRRADVSENKGWVVLELEGEEKEIERGIAWVMAKGVRVDPVVGDIVEG; encoded by the coding sequence ATGGCGAAGAGGCGCGTAATGTTCACGTTTCCCCCTGAGCTGATTAAGGAACCTATTATTTACAACCTTGGGCGACAGTTCGAAGTGGTGCCCAATATCCGCCGGGCTGATGTGTCCGAGAATAAAGGGTGGGTGGTGCTGGAGCTGGAGGGGGAAGAGAAGGAAATTGAGCGCGGAATTGCCTGGGTGATGGCCAAAGGGGTGAGGGTTGATCCCGTTGTCGGCGATATTGTGGAGGGCTAA
- a CDS encoding MOSC domain-containing protein — MGKIIAVCKSRDKGTKKEPVEQGVLKDDYGLVGDAHADCCTHRQVSLLARESIDKMRQRGFDVGPGDFAENLTTEGISLVSLPVGTRIVVGTEVVLEVTQIGKDCHAKCAIFREVGKCIMPKEGIFAKIIRGGVVKAGDPIAVQG, encoded by the coding sequence GTGGGTAAGATAATCGCCGTTTGTAAGAGCAGGGACAAAGGAACCAAAAAGGAACCGGTGGAGCAAGGCGTCCTCAAGGATGACTACGGGCTTGTGGGTGATGCCCACGCTGACTGCTGCACCCATCGCCAGGTGAGCCTGCTGGCCAGGGAAAGCATCGACAAAATGAGGCAAAGGGGATTCGACGTGGGGCCGGGGGACTTTGCTGAGAACCTGACCACTGAGGGCATAAGTCTAGTCTCCTTGCCTGTGGGCACCAGGATAGTGGTAGGCACGGAGGTGGTCCTGGAGGTTACTCAGATCGGCAAGGATTGCCACGCCAAGTGCGCTATCTTCCGCGAGGTAGGCAAGTGCATCATGCCCAAAGAGGGGATATTTGCTAAGATAATCCGTGGTGGGGTAGTGAAGGCCGGAGACCCGATAGCGGTGCAAGGCTGA
- a CDS encoding YHS domain-containing protein: MAIDPVCKMKVEEKKAAATAEYKGKTYYFCAPGCKKAFVANPEKYLKTEKSG; the protein is encoded by the coding sequence ATGGCCATAGACCCCGTCTGTAAGATGAAAGTGGAGGAGAAGAAGGCGGCAGCCACGGCGGAATATAAAGGGAAGACCTATTACTTCTGCGCTCCCGGCTGCAAGAAAGCCTTCGTTGCCAACCCGGAGAAGTATTTGAAAACGGAGAAGAGTGGGTAA
- a CDS encoding UPF0280 family protein — protein MYQPRLYRSWTKDKDLVSFSVAVKETDLYVRAKRNLRKKTLRAILKYRAPLEAYIECHPEFLTALEPLPVERDAPQIVKAMAKAAGDVGVGPMAAVAGAIAEFVGGELLAFSEEVIVENGGDIFLKTLKTRLVGVYAGDNSPFTGKIALEIQPEETPLGVCTSAGTVGHSLSFGKANACIVLSPSTALADAAATALGNLVQEASDIPRATDFASRTEGIRGVLVIKDDHMGIWGEVKVVPVGAGPM, from the coding sequence GTGTACCAACCGCGACTTTATCGGTCCTGGACTAAGGACAAAGACTTGGTCTCCTTCAGTGTGGCAGTGAAGGAGACAGACTTGTATGTGAGGGCAAAGCGCAACTTGCGAAAGAAGACATTGAGGGCAATCTTGAAGTATCGGGCCCCGCTGGAGGCATACATTGAATGCCATCCTGAGTTTCTGACTGCTTTGGAGCCGCTCCCGGTGGAAAGGGATGCCCCGCAGATTGTGAAGGCAATGGCGAAAGCGGCGGGGGATGTGGGCGTGGGCCCTATGGCTGCGGTGGCTGGGGCCATAGCCGAGTTTGTGGGGGGGGAGTTGCTCGCTTTCTCTGAAGAAGTGATTGTGGAAAATGGCGGCGACATATTTTTGAAGACGCTGAAGACAAGATTGGTGGGAGTTTATGCCGGGGACAATTCACCCTTTACTGGCAAGATAGCCCTGGAAATCCAGCCTGAGGAAACGCCGCTGGGAGTCTGCACCTCTGCTGGAACAGTAGGGCATTCTCTGAGCTTCGGCAAGGCTAATGCCTGCATTGTGCTTTCGCCCTCTACTGCCTTAGCGGATGCTGCTGCCACGGCGCTCGGTAATCTGGTTCAGGAAGCGAGCGACATTCCTCGAGCCACGGACTTTGCCAGCCGCACCGAGGGCATAAGGGGAGTGCTAGTTATCAAAGACGACCACATGGGAATCTGGGGAGAGGTAAAAGTTGTTCCGGTTGGCGCTGGGCCTATGTAA
- a CDS encoding Rrf2 family transcriptional regulator, whose translation MRLSTRGRYGTRALVDIALHYDGTPIPLRDVAARQEISVQYLEQLVSPLVKAGILNSVRGAAGGVRLARPPGEIKLSQVIGILEGSIAPAKCVDDPKACSRSDFCVTRDVWAQMKEAAAKVLESITLQDLVERQKEKGKASTPMYSI comes from the coding sequence ATGCGGCTTTCCACCCGAGGGCGGTACGGTACAAGGGCACTAGTGGACATAGCCCTCCATTACGATGGAACTCCCATCCCCTTAAGAGACGTTGCTGCAAGGCAAGAGATTTCGGTACAATATTTGGAACAACTGGTATCACCGTTGGTCAAAGCTGGCATACTGAACAGTGTGCGGGGTGCTGCTGGCGGGGTTAGGCTAGCGAGACCACCTGGGGAGATAAAGCTCAGCCAGGTGATCGGGATTCTGGAAGGCTCGATTGCCCCGGCAAAGTGTGTCGATGATCCTAAAGCGTGTTCCCGTTCTGATTTCTGTGTTACGCGAGATGTATGGGCCCAGATGAAGGAAGCCGCAGCAAAGGTGTTGGAGTCAATTACTTTGCAGGACCTGGTCGAGCGGCAGAAAGAGAAAGGGAAAGCCAGCACACCCATGTATTCGATCTAG
- the fdhD gene encoding formate dehydrogenase accessory sulfurtransferase FdhD, whose amino-acid sequence MEATERFPVLHISEDGRKEVEEPVVKEFPLTISLNNQELVTLLCSPVDLKYLAVGYLFSEGLLKGKEDIKKIVVDEQRGMVWVETKEDKEIPLDIAFKRFITTGCGRGASFYSAADLQDQPKLQSQAQVAPAEILALANQFQHHSELYRTTHGVHSAALCDTKNILLFSEDVGRHNAIDKIFGRCILEDIPTDDRIMTISGRVSSEMLLKVLKKGVPIIISIAVPTSLGVKLANDLDMTLVGLVRGRSMRVYSGSWRIQGQ is encoded by the coding sequence ATGGAAGCAACAGAAAGATTCCCTGTTCTGCACATCAGCGAGGACGGCCGCAAGGAAGTCGAGGAGCCCGTCGTCAAGGAGTTCCCTCTCACCATCTCTCTGAATAACCAGGAGCTGGTGACTCTGCTGTGCTCCCCAGTAGACTTGAAGTACCTGGCCGTGGGTTACCTCTTTTCCGAAGGGCTGCTCAAGGGCAAGGAAGACATCAAGAAGATAGTAGTTGATGAGCAGCGCGGGATGGTATGGGTGGAGACCAAAGAGGACAAGGAAATCCCCCTGGATATCGCGTTCAAGCGATTTATAACGACAGGTTGTGGAAGAGGGGCTTCTTTCTACAGTGCGGCTGACCTCCAGGATCAGCCCAAGCTGCAATCTCAAGCCCAGGTGGCGCCAGCCGAGATTCTGGCTCTGGCGAACCAGTTTCAGCACCACTCCGAGCTCTACCGGACAACGCACGGGGTGCACAGCGCGGCCCTGTGCGATACCAAGAACATACTCCTTTTCAGCGAGGACGTGGGAAGGCATAACGCCATTGACAAGATATTCGGACGGTGTATCTTGGAAGATATCCCCACCGATGACCGGATAATGACCATAAGCGGGAGAGTCTCCTCTGAGATGCTGCTTAAGGTTCTGAAGAAGGGCGTCCCCATAATCATCTCCATAGCAGTGCCCACCAGCCTGGGAGTGAAGCTAGCTAACGATCTGGACATGACCCTGGTGGGCCTGGTCAGGGGAAGGTCGATGCGGGTCTACTCGGGCAGTTGGAGGATACAGGGGCAGTGA
- a CDS encoding threonine synthase — protein MSYATSLRCRKCGREYSLKPLSLCDFCLSPVDVIYDYKSMAAAVSRDKITRGPRTMWRYGDMLPVEGEPVDIGSGLTPLLKADNLGWEIGLDQLYIKNDCVNPTYSFKDRPVSVAVTKAQEFGFGVVACASTGNLAASVAAHAAKVDIKAYVFVPSNVESSKLIGIAIYDPVLVTVDGSYDDVNRVCAAVSQKYEWGFININLRPYYAEGSKTLGYEVAEQLGWHAPDCVVAPAASGLLFTRIWKGLEELSMLGLIEPVNTHMYLTQAAGSSPIVNAFKAGSLHVHPVVPDTIARSIAIGNPADGNYALRVARQSGGGACAVTDEESIAGMKLLARTEGIFAEVAGGVVIAGLKKLAASGTIERNQRTVAFITGAGPRTQETVSDIVRPIVIQASLESFEEALGARV, from the coding sequence TTGTCTTACGCTACCTCTCTACGCTGTCGAAAGTGCGGGCGAGAGTATTCACTGAAGCCGCTCTCGCTATGCGATTTCTGCCTCAGCCCAGTGGATGTGATTTACGACTATAAGTCCATGGCGGCGGCTGTGAGCCGGGACAAGATCACCCGAGGGCCACGCACTATGTGGCGCTATGGCGATATGCTGCCAGTGGAAGGCGAGCCGGTGGATATTGGCAGTGGCCTTACTCCCTTGTTGAAAGCGGACAACCTGGGGTGGGAAATCGGCCTAGACCAGCTTTATATCAAGAACGATTGTGTCAATCCAACGTACTCATTCAAGGACAGGCCGGTGTCGGTGGCCGTCACTAAGGCACAGGAGTTCGGCTTTGGCGTCGTAGCCTGTGCCTCAACGGGCAATCTGGCTGCCAGCGTGGCTGCCCACGCCGCCAAGGTGGACATCAAAGCCTACGTTTTCGTCCCCTCCAATGTGGAGTCAAGTAAGCTGATAGGGATAGCAATCTATGACCCGGTTCTGGTGACCGTCGATGGCAGTTACGATGATGTAAATCGTGTCTGCGCTGCGGTGTCGCAGAAGTATGAATGGGGATTCATTAACATTAACCTCAGACCATATTACGCTGAGGGCAGCAAGACCTTGGGCTATGAGGTGGCCGAGCAGTTGGGGTGGCATGCCCCTGACTGTGTAGTGGCTCCTGCGGCCTCGGGACTTCTCTTCACCCGAATTTGGAAAGGGCTGGAGGAGCTGTCCATGCTGGGCTTGATCGAGCCGGTTAATACCCACATGTATCTCACCCAGGCTGCCGGTTCCTCGCCTATCGTTAACGCCTTCAAGGCCGGCTCTCTCCACGTGCACCCAGTGGTACCAGACACCATCGCCAGGTCAATAGCCATTGGAAACCCGGCTGATGGCAACTACGCCTTGAGGGTGGCCCGGCAGTCGGGGGGTGGTGCCTGCGCCGTCACCGATGAGGAATCCATCGCGGGAATGAAGCTATTGGCCCGAACTGAAGGTATCTTTGCTGAAGTGGCGGGCGGAGTAGTGATTGCCGGACTCAAGAAACTGGCAGCTTCAGGGACAATCGAAAGGAACCAGCGTACAGTAGCTTTTATTACCGGGGCAGGGCCCAGGACACAGGAGACAGTTTCAGATATTGTTCGGCCAATTGTTATCCAGGCCAGCCTCGAATCCTTTGAGGAGGCGCTCGGTGCAAGAGTTTGA
- the nadA gene encoding quinolinate synthase NadA codes for MKDSSSELRENVLDLKKKRKAIILAHNYQLGEVQDIADYVGDSLELSQKAAKTDAEVIVFCGVHFMAETASILCPDKAVLLPDLHAGCPMANMITAEALRQKKKEHPQATVVCYINTSAEVKAESDVCCTSANAVELVRKLDATEIIFVPDQYLGHYISTQTGRKMVLWPGFCPTHARIQPADILRLKKEHPQAEVMVHPECRPEVIALADAVLSTGGMCRYAQSTAAREIVIGTEVGIIYRLRKENPEKVFIPISEQAICPNMKLITLETILWSLQDMSPEVKVPEEIRTRAKAAVDRMLQG; via the coding sequence GTGAAAGATAGCAGCAGCGAGCTAAGGGAGAACGTCCTGGACCTGAAGAAGAAGAGGAAGGCCATCATCCTGGCCCACAACTATCAACTGGGCGAGGTTCAGGATATAGCCGACTACGTGGGCGACTCCCTGGAGCTGAGCCAGAAGGCGGCCAAGACCGACGCCGAAGTGATCGTCTTCTGCGGGGTGCATTTTATGGCCGAGACAGCCTCCATACTGTGTCCCGACAAGGCGGTCCTATTGCCCGATTTGCACGCCGGCTGTCCGATGGCCAACATGATCACCGCCGAGGCTCTAAGACAGAAGAAGAAGGAACATCCTCAAGCCACGGTAGTCTGCTACATCAATACCTCTGCTGAGGTCAAGGCCGAGTCAGATGTGTGCTGTACCTCAGCCAATGCAGTGGAACTGGTGCGGAAGCTGGACGCCACAGAGATCATATTTGTGCCTGACCAATACCTGGGACATTACATCTCCACCCAGACAGGAAGGAAAATGGTCCTCTGGCCTGGCTTCTGTCCCACCCATGCACGGATACAGCCAGCCGACATCCTCAGATTGAAGAAGGAGCATCCCCAGGCGGAGGTGATGGTGCATCCGGAGTGCCGACCCGAGGTGATTGCGCTGGCCGACGCCGTCCTCAGCACCGGAGGCATGTGCCGGTATGCCCAGAGCACGGCAGCCAGGGAGATAGTCATAGGCACCGAGGTAGGCATAATATATCGTCTGAGGAAAGAAAATCCGGAGAAGGTATTCATACCGATCTCCGAGCAGGCCATCTGTCCTAACATGAAGCTGATCACCCTGGAGACGATCCTCTGGTCTCTGCAAGACATGTCTCCTGAGGTAAAGGTCCCCGAGGAAATCAGGACCAGGGCCAAGGCTGCCGTAGATAGGATGCTTCAGGGATAA
- the cysE gene encoding serine O-acetyltransferase, whose product MFRLLREDIRTVFARDPAARSLFEVLLCYPGLHALTLHRLAHFFWRHKLRLPARMLSHASRFLTGVEIHPGAKIGRRFFLDHGMGVVIGETAEIGDDVLMYQGVVLGGTSLEKKKRHPTIGNNVVIGCAAILLGPITVGDGARVGSNSVVVKPVPPGATVVGVPGRIVEEKRLPVIDLEHGRLPDPVNEAIGLVLEKQGKLEKRISQLEELLRAESVLSESKSGSQMIEKGSNEQG is encoded by the coding sequence GTGTTTAGGTTGTTGCGAGAGGACATTCGGACAGTTTTTGCTCGGGATCCGGCGGCGAGGAGCCTTTTCGAGGTCTTGTTGTGTTATCCTGGCCTGCATGCCTTGACGCTTCACCGTCTGGCCCACTTCTTCTGGCGCCACAAGCTTCGCCTTCCGGCGAGGATGCTGTCCCATGCCAGCCGCTTCCTTACTGGAGTGGAGATCCACCCTGGCGCCAAGATCGGCAGGAGGTTTTTCCTCGATCACGGCATGGGCGTAGTCATCGGAGAGACAGCGGAAATTGGGGACGACGTGCTTATGTATCAGGGTGTGGTTCTGGGCGGAACCAGTTTGGAAAAGAAAAAGCGCCACCCCACAATTGGGAATAACGTAGTCATTGGTTGTGCGGCTATTCTGCTTGGGCCCATCACCGTGGGGGATGGAGCACGAGTTGGCTCAAATTCCGTGGTAGTTAAGCCTGTGCCTCCTGGAGCGACTGTAGTCGGGGTACCAGGACGAATAGTGGAGGAGAAACGATTGCCAGTTATCGACCTGGAGCATGGTAGATTGCCTGACCCCGTTAATGAAGCTATTGGGCTTGTCCTGGAAAAGCAAGGCAAGCTGGAGAAGCGGATAAGCCAGTTGGAGGAGTTGCTCAGGGCGGAGAGTGTACTAAGTGAATCAAAGTCGGGGAGCCAGATGATCGAGAAGGGGTCAAATGAGCAGGGATAG
- the nifS gene encoding cysteine desulfurase NifS — MKKIYLDYAATTPTHPKVVKAMLPYFSDAFGNPSSIHSLGQETKAALEEARGKVAHLIGSRSEEIVFTSGGTEADNFAVKGVAYANRQKGNHIITSAIEHHAVLEPCKFLEGQGFEVTYLPVDKYGLVDPEDVRKAITGKTILISVMHANNEIGTIEPIAEIARIAREQEICLHTDAVQTTGHIPVNVDDLGVDLLSISAHKLYGPKGVGALYIRKGTRIVPFMHGGEQERGRRASTENIPAIVGFGKAVEIAEGEMKDEMERLTFLRDELIQGLFERIEGIYLNGHPSLRLPNNINISVEFVEGESMAISMDLEGIAASTGSACASSAVEASHVLLALGLPAWLCHGSLRLSLGRETTREDIERVLEVLPRIVTRLRAMSPFLKSKA; from the coding sequence GTGAAAAAGATATACCTTGATTATGCTGCCACCACACCGACTCACCCCAAGGTGGTGAAGGCTATGCTGCCCTACTTCAGCGACGCCTTTGGCAATCCGTCCAGCATCCATTCACTGGGTCAGGAGACAAAAGCAGCCTTAGAAGAAGCCAGAGGCAAGGTGGCGCATCTTATCGGCTCCCGAAGTGAAGAGATCGTCTTCACCAGCGGAGGGACTGAAGCCGATAACTTCGCCGTAAAAGGGGTAGCTTACGCCAACCGGCAGAAGGGAAACCATATCATCACCAGTGCCATTGAGCACCATGCCGTGCTGGAGCCCTGCAAATTCCTGGAGGGGCAAGGTTTCGAGGTAACCTATCTTCCGGTGGATAAGTACGGCCTGGTTGATCCGGAGGATGTCAGGAAGGCGATCACCGGCAAAACGATACTCATTTCAGTGATGCACGCTAACAATGAGATAGGCACTATAGAGCCGATTGCCGAAATAGCCAGGATAGCGCGGGAGCAGGAAATCTGCCTCCACACCGATGCAGTGCAGACAACCGGGCATATCCCGGTAAATGTGGATGATCTCGGGGTAGACCTGCTGTCTATATCAGCCCACAAGCTCTACGGGCCAAAAGGGGTAGGAGCGCTTTACATTCGGAAGGGAACCCGGATTGTCCCCTTCATGCACGGTGGGGAGCAGGAGAGGGGGCGCCGCGCCAGCACAGAGAACATTCCGGCGATCGTTGGCTTTGGCAAAGCGGTAGAGATTGCTGAAGGCGAAATGAAGGACGAAATGGAACGCCTGACTTTTCTGAGGGACGAGCTTATTCAGGGCCTCTTCGAGCGAATCGAGGGAATCTATCTCAACGGGCATCCTTCGCTGAGGCTGCCCAACAACATAAACATAAGTGTCGAGTTTGTTGAGGGAGAATCCATGGCCATCAGTATGGATTTGGAGGGCATTGCTGCTTCCACCGGGTCGGCTTGTGCTTCCAGTGCTGTTGAGGCATCTCATGTCCTGCTAGCACTGGGATTGCCTGCCTGGCTGTGTCACGGCTCACTGCGGCTGAGCCTGGGCAGAGAAACGACCCGGGAAGACATAGAGCGAGTCCTGGAAGTACTACCCAGGATCGTGACCAGACTCAGGGCCATGTCGCCCTTTTTGAAAAGTAAGGCATGA
- a CDS encoding 4Fe-4S dicluster domain-containing protein, which translates to MAISKRVVLHFPRPLVDQPIIYRLVKDYDLSFNILKASVTPKEEGLLVLELSGEEEDYSRGMRYLTEVGVDIQPLSRDIYRSEERCTHCGACITICPTGAFVIELPARWVRFLDEKCIACGLCIKACPPRAMEMRI; encoded by the coding sequence ATGGCTATTTCCAAGCGCGTCGTCTTGCATTTTCCACGTCCTTTGGTAGACCAACCCATCATCTATCGATTGGTCAAGGATTATGACCTTTCATTCAACATTCTGAAGGCCTCTGTTACTCCGAAGGAGGAAGGCCTGCTGGTTCTGGAGTTAAGCGGGGAAGAGGAGGACTACAGCAGAGGTATGCGATATCTGACAGAGGTGGGCGTGGATATCCAGCCCCTGAGCCGGGATATTTATCGCAGCGAGGAACGGTGCACTCACTGTGGTGCTTGCATTACCATTTGCCCCACGGGAGCTTTCGTAATCGAGCTCCCCGCCAGATGGGTAAGGTTTCTGGATGAGAAGTGCATCGCTTGCGGACTTTGCATAAAGGCCTGCCCGCCCCGGGCCATGGAGATGCGGATTTAG
- the cysK gene encoding cysteine synthase A, with protein sequence MSKTQKVDILRYKTVEIPKLTRGIAKDSTELIGNTPLVRLNRITEGLKAEVVAKLESFNPIHSVKDRIGVSMIVDAEEKGLIKKDTVIVEPTSGNTGIALAFVCAARGYKLVLTMPDTMSLERRQLLSIFGAELVLTPGAEGMPGAVRRAEQLVADNPSYFMPQQFKNPANPEIHRLTTAEEIWRDTDGKVDILVSGVGTGGTITGVAEVIKQRKPQFRAIAVEPADSPVLSGGKPGKHKIQGIGAGFVPDVLRLGLVDEIIRVTNEDAGATARTLAREEGILAGISSGAATWAALEVAKRPENKGRLIVVVLPDTGERYLSTWLFQELYPTTTGL encoded by the coding sequence ATGAGCAAGACTCAGAAGGTGGATATTCTGCGCTATAAGACCGTAGAGATACCGAAGCTAACCAGAGGGATAGCCAAGGACTCTACGGAGTTGATCGGGAATACGCCCCTGGTCAGACTAAACCGAATAACCGAGGGGTTGAAGGCAGAGGTAGTGGCAAAGCTGGAATCCTTCAATCCTATCCACAGCGTCAAAGACAGGATTGGCGTATCCATGATTGTGGATGCTGAAGAGAAGGGGCTCATCAAGAAGGACACCGTAATTGTCGAGCCTACCAGCGGCAATACGGGTATTGCTTTAGCTTTCGTCTGCGCCGCTCGGGGATACAAGCTTGTCCTCACCATGCCAGACACCATGTCATTAGAGCGGAGACAGCTCTTATCTATTTTTGGCGCTGAGCTGGTGTTGACCCCAGGGGCTGAGGGGATGCCAGGGGCGGTCAGAAGAGCGGAACAACTGGTGGCAGATAACCCTAGCTACTTTATGCCGCAGCAATTCAAGAATCCGGCAAATCCGGAGATACACCGGCTGACCACCGCTGAAGAAATCTGGAGGGACACTGATGGCAAGGTGGATATTCTGGTCTCTGGAGTGGGGACTGGGGGAACAATCACCGGAGTAGCAGAGGTAATAAAGCAGAGGAAGCCCCAATTTAGGGCTATCGCCGTTGAGCCAGCGGATTCGCCGGTTCTATCGGGGGGAAAGCCTGGAAAGCACAAGATCCAGGGCATAGGGGCTGGCTTTGTTCCTGATGTCTTGAGACTGGGTCTGGTGGACGAGATTATCAGGGTTACCAATGAGGATGCTGGAGCAACAGCAAGAACGTTAGCCAGGGAGGAAGGAATACTGGCTGGCATTTCTTCGGGTGCGGCAACCTGGGCAGCATTAGAGGTAGCTAAAAGGCCAGAAAATAAGGGAAGGTTAATAGTGGTGGTCTTGCCTGACACCGGGGAGCGGTACTTGTCCACCTGGCTCTTCCAAGAGCTGTACCCGACAACGACAGGATTATAA
- the cysK gene encoding cysteine synthase A encodes MLKVTSEVMRRRYNPGIADDVTKLIGNTPLVRLNRVVPRGTRATVVAKLEFCNPLSSVKDRIGIAMIEAAEEAGLVKEDTVFVEPTSGNMGVALAFVCAAKGYRLIITMPENMSLERRQLFAAFGAELVLTPEGEGMPGAVRRAEELVAENPRCFMPQQFRNLANPQIHRETTAEEIWEDTNGRVDLVVAGVGTGGTITGIAEAIKPRKPGFKAIAVEPAGSPILSGGKMGRHKIQGIGAGFIPEVLRMDLIDEVIRVSDTDAGAMTRRLAREEGILAGVSSGAATWAAVEVAKRTENEGKLIVVILPDTGERYLTAGLFQEQTGTPISGRKSV; translated from the coding sequence ATGCTAAAGGTCACTTCTGAGGTGATGAGGAGACGTTACAACCCAGGAATAGCTGACGACGTCACTAAACTCATCGGGAATACGCCACTGGTCAGGCTGAATAGAGTGGTGCCTCGAGGAACAAGAGCCACGGTGGTAGCCAAGCTTGAATTCTGCAATCCGCTATCCAGCGTGAAAGATAGAATAGGCATTGCCATGATTGAGGCTGCTGAAGAAGCAGGTCTGGTCAAAGAAGATACCGTATTTGTCGAGCCCACCAGTGGGAATATGGGCGTTGCCCTGGCCTTCGTCTGCGCTGCTAAAGGGTATAGGCTTATCATCACTATGCCTGAGAATATGTCCCTGGAAAGGCGTCAGCTTTTTGCAGCCTTTGGTGCTGAGCTTGTGTTGACCCCGGAGGGAGAGGGAATGCCAGGGGCAGTGAGAAGGGCAGAAGAACTGGTGGCAGAAAACCCACGCTGTTTCATGCCACAGCAATTCAGGAACCTTGCTAACCCTCAAATCCACCGCGAGACCACTGCTGAGGAAATCTGGGAGGATACTAACGGGAGGGTTGACCTGGTTGTAGCTGGTGTGGGGACGGGTGGGACGATTACCGGCATTGCTGAAGCTATCAAACCCCGAAAGCCTGGGTTCAAGGCCATTGCCGTCGAACCAGCGGGTTCGCCTATCTTGTCCGGCGGCAAGATGGGCCGCCACAAAATACAAGGGATTGGGGCTGGCTTCATCCCCGAGGTACTCAGGATGGATTTAATTGACGAAGTCATCCGGGTCTCCGATACAGATGCAGGGGCAATGACCCGCAGACTGGCCAGAGAAGAGGGAATACTGGCAGGTGTATCGTCAGGCGCAGCGACCTGGGCTGCGGTAGAAGTGGCCAAAAGAACGGAAAACGAAGGGAAGCTCATCGTAGTGATCCTGCCAGATACCGGGGAGCGCTACCTGACTGCTGGCCTTTTCCAGGAACAAACAGGAACGCCAATCTCAGGAAGAAAAAGTGTTTAG
- a CDS encoding PLP-dependent transferase has translation MRFETLAVHAGERPDKTFGAISVPIYQTSTFAFEDIGKTRGYDYSRSGNPTRKVLEDTIAQLEGGKAGFAFATGMAAEATVIHLLEAGDHVISGDDVYGGTYRLFQDVMRNFGLEFTFLRMNDRKRLEEAIKPNTRMLWLETPSNPLLNIVDLEMVVDIAKQHHLMTVIDNTFATPYFLRPIGYGIDLVVHSTTKYLSGHCDVVGGAVVTTTDELSQRVQFLLNAMGTCASPFDCWLVLRGIETLTVRMERHENNAMAVANYLKDHPAVERVFFPGLESHTGHEIAKRQMKGFGGVVSFEVKGGTESVNTFLRRLKIFYLAESLGGVTSLAEHPATMSHASMPKDYREKTGITDRLVRLSVGLENIDDLIEDLEQALERL, from the coding sequence ATGAGATTTGAAACACTCGCTGTTCACGCTGGTGAGAGACCGGATAAGACCTTCGGTGCTATCTCCGTACCCATCTATCAGACATCGACCTTTGCCTTTGAGGATATAGGTAAGACCAGGGGCTATGATTACTCCCGCAGCGGAAATCCGACAAGGAAGGTCCTGGAAGATACCATTGCCCAACTCGAGGGCGGAAAGGCGGGGTTTGCCTTTGCTACCGGGATGGCTGCTGAAGCCACGGTTATTCATCTCCTTGAGGCGGGCGATCATGTAATCTCAGGGGATGATGTCTACGGAGGAACCTATAGACTATTTCAGGATGTGATGCGCAATTTTGGGCTGGAGTTCACCTTTCTGAGGATGAATGACCGAAAAAGGCTGGAAGAGGCGATAAAGCCCAATACCAGGATGCTGTGGCTGGAGACTCCATCCAACCCGCTCCTGAATATAGTTGATCTCGAGATGGTAGTGGATATTGCCAAACAGCACCATCTGATGACCGTGATAGACAACACCTTCGCCACGCCCTATTTCCTGAGACCCATAGGGTATGGAATTGACCTCGTTGTTCACTCCACAACCAAATACCTTAGCGGTCACTGTGATGTTGTGGGCGGAGCCGTGGTCACTACCACCGATGAGCTTTCGCAAAGAGTCCAGTTTCTCCTCAATGCCATGGGAACCTGCGCCTCTCCTTTCGATTGCTGGCTTGTTCTTCGGGGTATTGAGACTCTTACGGTGAGGATGGAACGGCACGAGAATAATGCCATGGCTGTAGCCAATTATCTCAAGGATCATCCGGCAGTAGAAAGGGTGTTCTTTCCTGGGCTGGAGTCTCATACGGGTCATGAAATCGCCAAAAGGCAGATGAAGGGGTTTGGCGGAGTAGTCTCCTTTGAAGTGAAAGGCGGCACGGAGAGTGTCAATACTTTTCTAAGAAGACTCAAAATCTTCTATCTGGCGGAGTCACTGGGTGGTGTGACTTCTCTTGCCGAGCACCCCGCTACTATGAGCCACGCCTCGATGCCCAAGGATTACCGAGAAAAGACAGGCATCACAGACAGGCTAGTCAGGCTGTCGGTGGGTTTAGAAAACATTGATGATTTGATTGAGGACTTGGAGCAGGCGCTCGAGCGCTTGTGA